Proteins encoded in a region of the Planococcus citri chromosome 1, ihPlaCitr1.1, whole genome shotgun sequence genome:
- the LOC135846596 gene encoding uncharacterized protein LOC135846596, with translation MTTITEITCEKCLRPLIPSGPASQPQGISTYGFFISKCKHFYRKSCISELYNTPTSANSKEPHSFICQSQNCATLVKYNEIFTIAPSLQTRTIHSAGSTMPDENLKPTTEIVCEKCLHPLISPGPANQTPQITSYVFSITNCKHFYHQSCIRDLYNTPMTSPNSEEPFIFICQNQKCAAPVKHDQIFTIVPTLQSRKIDSVTNDESSEPQAPSYANAATRTSKRTAEQPMKTITQHLSITLTAVNQTPKTTSSQIPKPKLTTNQNTSNKAPSQTTTCTQPFEISIIPAKRKSDAKLRKSKRKNRSSIARFNSPGPIEQTKQRHIRFQKRFKMDPEILEPFYPLNTYPFKYTAAGIQSWDGVAKIAILAKDVLMIGDGLIYGMVQLISTAIPFEFDLHPALYKRDLDILDLVVTLDFLFPKLPPRIMLSIGNWDVYDSIRSQAFHDNFQKLLQSFESRRVEELYLIPPIRYTTRDSLVAFAYVVSLFQADSGNTFGGKTMVLDPPPSFKYPIVDKDGPMFELELFEPFVRYIRERFIPPARENETNDEVKCTYEDDKLSVS, from the coding sequence ATGACAACGATCACGGAAATCACATGCGAAAAATGCCTACGTCCATTGATACCTTCAGGTCCAGCGAGTCAGCCGCAAGGAATCTCAACGTATGGTTTTTTTATCAGCAAATGCAAGCATTTCTACCGTAAAAGCTGCATCAGTGAACTGTACAATACCCCGACGTCGGCCAATTCGAAAGAACCGCATAGCTTCATCTGTCAAAGTCAGAATTGTGCCACTCTGgtaaaatataatgaaatttttaccatagctCCTTCATTACAAACCAGAACAATTCATTCTGCAGGCTCAACAATGCCTGATGAGAATTTAAAACCAACTACGGAAATCGTATGCGAAAAATGTCTACACCCACTGATATCTCCAGGTCCAGCGAATCAGACACCACAAATCACATCGTACGTGTTTTCTATTACAAATTGTAAGCATTTCTACCATCAGAGCTGCATCAGAGACCTGTATAATACCCCGATGACGTCGCCCAATTCGGAAGAACCGTTCATCTTCATATGTCAAAATCAGAAGTGTGCCGCTCCGGTAAAGCATGATCAGATTTTCACCATAGTTCCTACCTtacaaagtagaaaaattgattctgTGACGAACGATGAGTCATCTGAACCACAAGCACCAAGTTACGCCAATGCTGCGACTCGAACCTCAAAACGTACTGCCGAACAACCAATGAAAACCATAACACAACACCTGTCTATAACGTTAACTGCAGTCAACCAGACGCCCAAAACTACCAGCAGCCAAataccaaaaccaaaattaacGACAAACCAGAATACGAGTAATAAGGCACCTTCTCAAACAACTACGTGTACACAACCGtttgaaatttcgataattCCAGCTAAAAGAAAATCAGATGCAAAACTACGAAAATCGAAGCGTAAAAATCGCTCTTCTATTGCTCGTTTTAATTCTCCTGGACCTATAGAGCAAACCAAACAGCGTCACATACGATTCcaaaaacgatttaaaatggATCCCGAGATACTCGAACCGTTCTACCCTCTGAATACTTATCCCTTTAAGTATACTGCGGCTGGAATTCAGTCCTGGGATGGAGTTGCAAAAATCGCCATCCTTGCGAAGGACGTACTCATGATCGGAGATGGCCTTATATACGGTATGGTACAGTTGATCTCGACAGCGATACCTTTCGAATTCGATTTGCATCCAGCATTATACAAAAGAGATTTGGACATTTTAGATTTAGTTGTCACATTGGACTTTTTATTTCCAAAACTGCCTCCTAGAATCATGCTTTCCATCGGAAATTGGGATGTCTACGATTCCATTCGAAGTCAAGCATTTCatgataatttccaaaaactcctTCAAAGTTTTGAATCTCGTCGAGTCGAGGAATTATATTTGATCCCTCCAATAAGGTACACTACTCGAGATTCGTTAGTTGCATTTGCGTATGTTGTTTCTCTGTTCCAAGCTGATAGTGGAAATACTTTCGGCGGTAAAACTATGGTCTTGGATCCGCCTCCTTCATTCAAATATCCCATTGTGGACAAAGATGGACCGATGTTCGAACTAGAACTATTTGAACCCTTCGTACGATACATACGTGAGAGATTTATTCCTCCAGCTCGTGAAAATGAGACAAACGATGAAGTAAAATGTACTTACGAGGATGATAAGTTGAGTGTATCTTAG